Proteins from one Cicer arietinum cultivar CDC Frontier isolate Library 1 chromosome 3, Cicar.CDCFrontier_v2.0, whole genome shotgun sequence genomic window:
- the LOC101512479 gene encoding LOW QUALITY PROTEIN: pentatricopeptide repeat-containing protein CRR2, chloroplastic-like (The sequence of the model RefSeq protein was modified relative to this genomic sequence to represent the inferred CDS: inserted 1 base in 1 codon) has product MVLMFITILSVLVLITILSVMVLFQLMMLEACDSVPNPVTMVSVLQACASLAALEHGKLVHGYIIRKGLDSILPVLNTLITMYGRCGEISTGQRVFDYMKKRDVVSWNSLISIYGMHGFGKKAIQIFENMIHNGVSPSYISFITILCACSHAGLVEERKILFESMLSKYRIRPCMEHYACMVDLLGRANMFDEAMKLTEDMDFEPGQTVWGSLLGSCRIHCNVELAERASIMPFELEPMNAGNYVLLADIYAKARMWNDVRRVRKLLETRGLQKIPSCSWIEIKRKIYSLVSVEEYNPQIEELRAFLITLLTEIKNQGYVPQTNIVVYDLDEEEKERIVLGHSGKLXLAFRLINTAKGETIRITNNLRLCEDCHAFMKFISKFAKREILLRDVNRFHCFRDGVCSCGDYW; this is encoded by the exons ATGGTCTTGATGTTCATCACCATCTTGTCGGTACTGGTCTTGATCACCATCTTGTCGGTAATGGTCTTGTTTCAGCTAATGATGCTTGAGGCATGCGATTCCGTTCCAAATCCGGTTACAATGGTTAGTGTGCTTCAAGCTTGTGCAAGTCTTGCTGCATTGGAACATGGAAAGTTGGTTCATGGCTATATCATTAGAAAGGGTCTTGATTCTATATTGCCGGTTCTTAACACCCTTATAACAATGTATGGAAGATGCGGTGAGATTTCGACAGGACAACGTGTGTTTGATTATATGAAGAAACGCGATGTTGTTTCATGGAATtctttgatttctatttatgGTATGCATGGTTTTGGAAAGAAAGCCatccaaatttttgaaaatatgatcCACAATGGAGTTTCGCCGAGTTACATATCGTTTATTACAATTTTGTGTGCTTGCAGCCATGCAGGCCTTGTTGAGGAGAGAAAGATTTTGTTTGAATCTATGCTTAGTAAATACAGGATCCGTCCATGTATGGAACATTATGCTTGTATGGTTGATCTTCTTGGCCGAGCTAACATGTTTGATGAAGCAATGAAACTAACAGAAGATATGGATTTTGAACCAGGACAAACCGTTTGGGGTTCCCTTCTCGGATCTTGTAGGATTCACTGTAATGTTGAGCTTGCCGAGAGAGCAAGCATTATGCCTTTTGAGTTGGAGCCTATGAATGCTGGCAATTATGTGCTTTTAGCAGATATTTACGCAAAAGCTAGGATGTGGAATGACGTAAGGCGTGTGAGGAAATTATTAGAAACTCGCGGCCTGCAAAAGATTCCGAGCTGCAGTTGGATTGAAATCAAAAGGAAGATATACTCACTTGTCTCTGTGGAAGAGTATAATCCACAAATCGAAGAGCTTCGTGCTTTTCTAATTACATTGTTGACTGAGATCAAGAATCAGGGCTATGTTCCGCAGACAAACATTGTTGTTTATGATCTCGATGAAGAAGAGAAGGAAAGAATCGTGTTGGGACATAGCGGAAAGC GCCTTGCTTTCAGACTCATTAATACCGCAAAAGGCGAAACCATTAGGATCACAAACAActtgagattgtgtgaagactGTCATGCTTTTATGaagtttatttcaaaatttgccAAGAGAGAGATTCTTCTTAGAGATGTGAATAGGTTCCACTGTTTTAGAGATGGAGTTTGTTCATGTGGTGACTATTGGTAG